The genome window CGCCGTATCGGAGGATGTTGAAGATCAGCTCCTGGAAAAAGCAATCGTAGAAAGTGCAGTTACAAAGGAACAAAAAACCGCCGTGGGTAATTATCTGAGAGCCGTAGCTCAACAGAAAGTTCATAGAGCGGAAGAGTTGAGAGAACTTGCAAACAGATCTACCGGCGGTAAATTTCTTGCGAGCAACGCTCAATCTCAAAAATACATCAAACAAGCACAGAGCTTAGAAAGAGAAAACGCAAGATACCAAGCGATTCTCCAAAGCTTTTAATTTCAAGTTCGACCTTTCATGACTTGCGAAAAGGCGTCCCGAGGACGCCTTTTTTGTTTTTAAGACCACCTTCGGGCCTTCGAATTCGATAAGTCTGATCAAAACCTGATTTTTAGCATAGAACAGGAGCATCGCAAGACTAAAAACGGTCCCAGGTTCGATTTTGATTTTTTCTTTATCGAAGCGGCGCCGCACGGTTTCGGCTTATTTAGAGTCCGTTCAATATTTTCTTTCTAAAAGAGCCTTCAGTTCGTTCAGGTCTTTTTTCACCCAAGCCGCATCTTCCTCGAATTTTTCCTGCGTCATGTTCGGCGTTTTAAACAATGTGAATAGGATTTCGGATCCTTCTCCGTTGGGAAGAATTCTAAGCGGGTTTGCGATCCGATCGGTTTCGTTCAAGATTACGGTGTGATCCAAGATTCCGTAAGGATTCTTGGGTGTAAAGATGGCTTTTAAAGTTCCTTGCGGGGCTTCGATGATCCATTCTTCATTCGGACCGGGTCGGATGGATTTGCAAAGTCCGGATGCCCACTCGGGAAAATTTTTAGGTTCGGATAAGAATTCATACGCGGTTTTCCAAGACACTCCGACGGAAATGCTGACATGTTTTGTTTCGAAGGTCGTTTTCATTGATTCTCCCGAAGTTACGTTCTATGATAAACGATTCGTCCGTAATTCCTATGATTAAAAATAAAACGGTTTTGATTCCATCGGGAAAAGTCGTTCGAAAATGGATCCGCAAAAGGCCGGTTCGAAGACGAATTTCGGATCGAACAATGAACGAATCTGAATCGTTTCAGCTCGCGCTTGATATTCAAGTTCGTTTTGCGATGACGGACCAAGTCCCGTTGATACGATTTACTTGCAGGGAAAGATCGTAGAGTTCGTTCAGATTCTTTTCCGTAAAACATTCTTCGATCGGGCCAGTGTGAACGACCTTGCCTTCTTTGAGCAAAACCGCCTTCGAATAAAACTCGGGAATCTCTTCGGGCCGATGGGTGATATAAAGAGAAGTGAACTTTCTTTTGGAATGGTATTCCTTCAAAAATCCTATAAAATCCTCTCGAGCCGTAAGATCCAGGGAAGAGCAGGGTTCGTCTAAAATCAAGAGATCCGGTTCGCTTACAAGGCTCCGTAGAAACAGAGCCTTCTTCTTTTCTCCGGAGGAAAGCGTCCCGTAAAACTGGTCTTTCTTGGAAATTAAATTCGATTCTTCTAATATACGAAGGGCTTTGGATTCTTCCTCGGGACTCGGGTCGCGATAGTATCCGATCGTATGGAAAAGTCCCGTTAATACGACATCCAATAAGGTAAGTTTTCGTTGGAGGGAATTCTCCTGTTGGGAAGCGTCCAAGATTCCGATCCGTTTGCGAAGGTCTTGGATCGCAGTTTCTCCGTAGGTTTCGTGAAACAATCGGATCGTTCCGGAAGTCGCCCAAATCATCCCGTAGATCAGATTGACCAGCGTGCTTTTTCCGGCTCCGTTTCTTCCGAGAAGAACGCAGTGTTCGTTTTCTTCGATCGAAAAACTGACCCGATCCAGGATCGTTTTTCCGGTGGGTTTGTAACTGACTTCCTCTATGGATAATAAGGAATCGATTTTCAAACGGCTTTAGTTCTCCATTCGCGCGATGTCATACAACTTCCTGAGTTTCTCGCAGGTTTCTTCGAACGTCTTTTTATCCGCGAGATCGTATTTTTGAAGTATGGTTTCGTCTATCGTGAAAAACGAGGCCTTCTTGTCGATACAATCCATCATCATATTGGCGAGATAAACCAGTTCGACTAAGTCGTGATAGACGCTTCCCACCGTCATAAACGGTCTGTGATGGAATTCTATCATCTGAACGAGGTCGGGAGGGAAATCCCATTTTTTTGCAAGAAGGGCGCCTAACGTAGGGTGGGAGATTCCGATGGAGATTTCCTCGAGAATCGTGGAACTTCCGAAATCGCGGTCCTTTTGGTAGTTCGTGAGTTTGACGAAAAGTTTTTGATCCAAGGAAAGAAGGATGAATTTCCCTAAGTCGTGCAGTAACGCGCCGGCTGCGGCGATATCGGCAACCCGAGTCATTCCGCCTCTGCCGGCGATATGACGGATGAAAAAACTGCACATATTCGAATGGTTCCAAACTTCTTGCAGTTTCGCATAACGTCCATCCATGATCTTGCGGACGCCCGAAACGTAGAGAAGGTTGCGCACGTTCTTTAAGCCGACTACCTTTACGGCCTGCACGATCGTGTTGACCTTGTTTCTACTCGCAAAACCCGCCGAGTTGGAAAGTTTCAACAAGTCGACGCTGAGAGCGGGATTCTTTTCGATTTCATGCGCGATGATTCCCAGGTCGGAATCGGGATTGTTGCACAAAGAGATGATTCGAGTAAGAGTATTGGGAAGCGGGGGAAGTCCTTCGATTTCGGCGAGGATCCGCTCCTTCAGTTTGGTGGTGATGTCGATCGGAACGATCTGCTGGGGAACTACGAGTGTGGCCCGCGTCAGTTTTCCGTCCGTATCCACTTTGAACTTGTCCGAACCGATCCCTGAGTTTTTCAAGAGAAGTTGAATCAATACGAGTCCGAGCCCGGCGCTTTCCTGAGAATCGGAAATATCCATGAACGCGTCGGAGAGGTCGTTGTATTTCTTGGCGGACTCGATTCTTTTTTTGATCCGATCCAATTCCTGCGGTAAAAGCGCCGCGTCGTTTTCCACGAGAATGGCGAGACTGTTGTTCACCATCTTCGCACGGAGATGGATCTGAAAACTACTGTTCAAAAGAATCTCCCGCTGATCGTCCCAGTGATGCGTGATCTCCTCTTGAAAGGTCCGCATCCCTTTCGCGTAGTGATCCGCGTTGTGAATGTCAAGGTTCTTCTTTAAAAAGAAAATCCGCTTCGCGTTCGCCTTGTTGGCGTTCATCAGGATTTCCTTCAGAATCGTGGAAATGACTTCCGTTAAAAAAAGTCTGTCGATCTTTCCGAGTATGTTAAGCAATAAATTATAGAGCTGTTGATGGTCTTCTTCGGATACGAATTTGTATTCGATATCGATGTCTTTTCCGTTTAGGAGAGTGTCTGTTAGTTCCGGTATGTTCAGCATCTGGGGGCCTTTTCCGGTACAATTTTTTCTATGTTTCGCAAATAAATCCAGCCTTTCCGAAAAACCTTGTCCGGGGTCTTTGGTATTCTTTCTTTCAGATCCGGAAGGATGTGGGAGGGAGAAATGGTTGTGGCTAAAGAAACCGAAACTGAAATCGAGCGGCAACTGCGGTATTTTCTGGAAGAGAAGTTGGAAGGAATTCTGGATGAGGCCCGGAAGGTAAAAAAAAGGCGTCAGGAGGTCTTACACGGCAAATTGACTTCCAAACCCGATTCGGAAATCCCTCCAACCGGGGATGTTGCAGAAGAGAGACAGTTGAAGCTTTGGGAATAGGTTGGGTCTCAAAGAATGAGAACATAATAAAAAAGATGGACAGTCCTGGAAGCGATTCTTAGGATTGAACCAATGGACAATAGCTTCTTTTCAGAAAGCGAAAACGGCCAGGGTTTCCCCGTAAAACGGGACATTCTCGATATCATGGATTCATATCGATATATGAATTCTTCCTATTTCTTTGATTTTCTTTCCGATGGACGCTGGGACCACGGTACCGGCTGGATTGAAAAGAATATGAGCGGGGCCGATTGGTCTACGCGTTATGTTCCGGAGAGCATCGAACGCTATAAAAAGCAGACAAAACGTTCTCGAAAATCTCTGTAAGAAATTTCACATCTCTCTTTCGTCTAACGTTCTTAAGTTTAAGGACGTTGGGGTGGCTCTTTAGTCGCCCCGATTCTACTTTGATTAACAATCGAGCGTTCGTATTCATTCCGAATACAAACAAGGCCGGTAGAACGATGTGAAAATCATTCGGTGATCTACATCCAAGCGAACGATCGGCGGCGTTTGAGTAACGGCCGCCGTTACAGGGAAACGAATCTTAATTTAAGAGTCGGATGTTTCCCACATCGATGAATCTTCTGTAAACGAGTTTGTTCTTTTCTTTCAGCGGATTGAAGATCAGAACCACAACCTTATTGTACGTCACGTAACCGGGTCTGTACTCGGTGTAGTGGTGGGACATCAAAGTCGTTTTGTATTTCGCGCTGTAGATCGTATAAGTGTGTTTGCTCAAAGAATCGTGGGATTGTTTCTTTTTCTCATCCTCGGTCTGATCCACGAAGTTGCTCAAAAGAACCTGATCTTTTTTCGGACCTTGTTCTCCGAAGATCGTAAACTCAAGAGCGTTTTCGGGATGATTGGTAAGATACGTGATGGTTTCGGTCAACGCGGGAAGAGACATCTTCACCATCTCGCCGCGAGCGATGCGATCGTCGTAATCCTTCTTCGCTTTGTTGTATCTTTCTTCTCCCCAAACCGCTTTGGACTCGAGTTTTTGAGGCATCAGGTTTTGGAAGTTGATGATAAGAGTGCTGTTCTCTACGTCGTATCCTCTCCATTTAGGAAACGGAACCAGATCCCGTTTTTCCGGATTGACCGCGGTCGATTCGTTTACCGCTAAAATATAAATGGAGAATTTTGCCGGATCGAAATCGCGGTTTTCCATTTCCACCATCACGTCCAGAAATTCTCCCTTACCGTTGTCAGAATGTCTGCGGAAGAAAGAGATGTTCTTCACAGCGAGACGTTCATCGTAATAGGATAGGGGATAATAATCTGTTCCTCCGTCCTTTTTGTTCGGATCGGGTTTTTCTGCGTTCTGGCTAAAGGTCGTATGACCTACGAAAAGAAGTAGCAGGCAAACAGAGATTCTTAAAAAAGATTTCATAGTTATTCTGGTCCGATGGAATTCTTACTAATTTATATCGGCCTTTGAAAGCCGGAAATTAGGTTGGGAAAGTCGTTTTTTGTAAAAATTACCGTTTTCGGTTATTTTCGTCAACGTGAACTACTTTCGGAGAGTAGTCGGCGGGAAGTTCTTTTTCTTCCACTTGGGCATAAGTGATGATGATGACTTTGTCGCCTTTCATCCCGAGTCTTGCGGCCGCTCCGTTCAAACAGATTTCTCCGGAACCGCGTTTTCCCTCGATGATGTAGGTTTCGAAACGGGCGCCGTTGTTTACGTTCACTACGGAAACTTTCTCATATACGCGCATTCCTGCCGCGTCTACGAGATCCATATCTACGGTCAGACTGCCTTCGTAGTTTAGATCCGCGTCCGTGACCGTAGCCCGGTGGATTTTACCTTTCATTACGGTTATCTGCATTTTACGGTCCCGCTATTCGCTAAATAGTACCTTAAAAATTTTACCGGAGATATTTAAAAGCGTTTTCCTCTTGAAAAAGTGAATTTTGGTATTGAGTGTATCCTTGTTGAAGGGAATTTCCGCAAAAAGCGGCGAAATGATGTAGTTTTCGTAGAGATTTGGATATACTCGATTCTCATCATAAACCGCATTTTTGAAGTTTTCCAATACCTTACGGATGATTCTCTTTTCCTGTCGATTGAGGTCGACCGCTTCCTCTCCGGGTTCACCCGTCCAGACGATTTGAAATCCGGAGATTCCTTTTTCCGTCAGCCGGGGTTTGATATCTATTAGACCGTTTTTTCTCAAATGAAGCAACGCTGCCTGAAAATCCAAAGCACAGGGAGAATCCTCCAAGTGGATATAGGTCTGGTTCGTGATAAGCTTCGCGTTCTTCTGAAAGTAGACTCCGTCCGCAAAGTAGATCAGTTTGGAAAGGGAGAGGCGGTCTCTGCCGTTCGGAGATTTCTGTAGGATAAAAGAGATGACTTCTAAGAGTTTTTCCATATAAAGAATCTTGTGAGAATGATCGAACCGAAAGGGGAATTTCCGTATCTCCGTTATTTGGAACTGCAGGAAAAACTGCGGAAGTCCAGAAAGGAGTGCATTCTTTTTTTGGAACACGCTCCCACGATCACCGGCGGAATCAATTATAATCTAGAGAATCTTCTCTTGGGAAAGGAATTTCTGGAATCTCAGGGAATTCAGATCCATTTTATCCAGAGAGGAGGGGATTTTACGGCCCACGAGCCCGGTCAGCTGGTCGTTTACGCGCACGTGGATTTGAAACGCAGGGAACTTTCAATCCGT of Leptospira sanjuanensis contains these proteins:
- a CDS encoding ABC transporter ATP-binding protein, which codes for MKIDSLLSIEEVSYKPTGKTILDRVSFSIEENEHCVLLGRNGAGKSTLVNLIYGMIWATSGTIRLFHETYGETAIQDLRKRIGILDASQQENSLQRKLTLLDVVLTGLFHTIGYYRDPSPEEESKALRILEESNLISKKDQFYGTLSSGEKKKALFLRSLVSEPDLLILDEPCSSLDLTAREDFIGFLKEYHSKRKFTSLYITHRPEEIPEFYSKAVLLKEGKVVHTGPIEECFTEKNLNELYDLSLQVNRINGTWSVIAKRT
- a CDS encoding SRPBCC family protein, which encodes MKTTFETKHVSISVGVSWKTAYEFLSEPKNFPEWASGLCKSIRPGPNEEWIIEAPQGTLKAIFTPKNPYGILDHTVILNETDRIANPLRILPNGEGSEILFTLFKTPNMTQEKFEEDAAWVKKDLNELKALLERKY
- a CDS encoding SocA family protein — encoded protein: MEKLLEVISFILQKSPNGRDRLSLSKLIYFADGVYFQKNAKLITNQTYIHLEDSPCALDFQAALLHLRKNGLIDIKPRLTEKGISGFQIVWTGEPGEEAVDLNRQEKRIIRKVLENFKNAVYDENRVYPNLYENYIISPLFAEIPFNKDTLNTKIHFFKRKTLLNISGKIFKVLFSE
- a CDS encoding LIC12077 family protein → MVVAKETETEIERQLRYFLEEKLEGILDEARKVKKRRQEVLHGKLTSKPDSEIPPTGDVAEERQLKLWE
- the panD gene encoding aspartate 1-decarboxylase gives rise to the protein MKGKIHRATVTDADLNYEGSLTVDMDLVDAAGMRVYEKVSVVNVNNGARFETYIIEGKRGSGEICLNGAAARLGMKGDKVIIITYAQVEEKELPADYSPKVVHVDENNRKR
- a CDS encoding LIC10421/LIC12816 family protein; its protein translation is MNTNKMISVVSLLGFLAASSVFAVSEDVEDQLLEKAIVESAVTKEQKTAVGNYLRAVAQQKVHRAEELRELANRSTGGKFLASNAQSQKYIKQAQSLERENARYQAILQSF
- a CDS encoding HDOD domain-containing protein yields the protein MLNIPELTDTLLNGKDIDIEYKFVSEEDHQQLYNLLLNILGKIDRLFLTEVISTILKEILMNANKANAKRIFFLKKNLDIHNADHYAKGMRTFQEEITHHWDDQREILLNSSFQIHLRAKMVNNSLAILVENDAALLPQELDRIKKRIESAKKYNDLSDAFMDISDSQESAGLGLVLIQLLLKNSGIGSDKFKVDTDGKLTRATLVVPQQIVPIDITTKLKERILAEIEGLPPLPNTLTRIISLCNNPDSDLGIIAHEIEKNPALSVDLLKLSNSAGFASRNKVNTIVQAVKVVGLKNVRNLLYVSGVRKIMDGRYAKLQEVWNHSNMCSFFIRHIAGRGGMTRVADIAAAGALLHDLGKFILLSLDQKLFVKLTNYQKDRDFGSSTILEEISIGISHPTLGALLAKKWDFPPDLVQMIEFHHRPFMTVGSVYHDLVELVYLANMMMDCIDKKASFFTIDETILQKYDLADKKTFEETCEKLRKLYDIARMEN